In one window of Brassica rapa cultivar Chiifu-401-42 chromosome A07, CAAS_Brap_v3.01, whole genome shotgun sequence DNA:
- the LOC103829696 gene encoding uncharacterized protein LOC103829696 isoform X1, with translation MAKGTSPGETMIRTGCKRELQFMLKSQSEICGGLSLGRTRGSKTSTTSTDAKRLTTRLLLRSGIKKMREDAAMSDSPVEEEEEKSDVVDAVREAVKERSIVVEREIVLACPSSFSELAKLTSRSCLVKLKSGLGYEMPARRLTRSMFKPEADEDHMNLGREAKDTCVAEGSEFEATLVACGREEEESHEQNSVVSIGLSLTSGLRRCGVKKGVNDTVDRPLRRLTRSLVKQDSPDLESNTGSSDLGNVDVNADDVGMDGFQNPLVTTPNKRGRPRKFIRSFPAKLKELFDSGMLEGLTVYYLRCAKIREAGARGLKGVIKGSGVLCFCGACKGAQVVSPAVYEHHASSTNKRSPEYILLESGFTLCDVMNACKETPFDTLEEKLRAVVGPDLKKSSLCFSCQGPLVEPCETKSLFFCKACLERKEPDLSISPSKATGVRRGSSKPTLVPKTIIDRSTPSPRQSNRRENPTQKSPEPSGTIPNESKSSSIKSSSQRKLTRKDLRLHKLVFEDDILPDGTEVGYFVAGKVRSAWQMAFLQLVNVTLSTPTISFIMQKMLVGYKKGFGIHCSCCNKVVSPSAFEAHAGCASRRKPFQHIYTTNGVSLHELSVALSMDQKFSIRENDDICRICQDGGELLCCDTCPRSYHIVCAGLSSLPNERWSCKYCVNMIEREKFVDSNLNAVAAGRVRGVDAIAQIATRCIRIVSSLASELPSVCVLCRGHSFCRLGFNSRTVILCDQCEKEFHVGCLKDHNIADLKELPKDKWFCSLGCKKINTSLGDLIVQGEEKLSNNFLNFIRKKQNTNEESCPDDNTTPNIRCRIISGKLAPSDDTKEFLKKALLILHERFDPICESGTRGDLIPAMVYGKKAKGHDFSGMYCTMLTVDEVIVSVGIFRVLGSELAELPLVATTRDYQGQGYFQCLFDCIERLLGSLNVKQLVLPAADEAKSIWTDKFGFTKMTEEEVKECRKDYSVMVFHGTSMLRKMVPGTSVADGSKPEKDSMEE, from the exons ATGGCGAAAGGCACATCCCCAGGCGAGACCATGATCCGCACAGGCTGCAAAAGGGAACTCCAATTCATGCTCAAATCTCAGTCCGAGATCTGCGGCGGCCTCTCTCTTGGCCGCACCCGTGGAAGCAAAACCTCCACGACAAGCACCGACGCCAAGAGGCTCACCACTCGCCTTCTTCTTCGCTCTGGGATTAAGAAGATGCGCGAGGATGCTGCAATGTCCGATTCTcctgttgaagaagaagaagaaaagagcgACGTTGTTGATGCAGTTAGAGAGGCTGTAAAGGAACGTTCGATTGTGGTTGAGAGAGAGATCGTTCTGGCGTGTCCTTCTAGTTTTAGTGAGCTGGCAAAGCTTACTTCAAGATCTTGCCTTGTTAAGTTGAAGAGTGGTCTTGGTTATGAGATGCCTGCTAGGAGGTTGACCCGATCCATGTTCAAGCCTGAGGCTGATGAAGATCATATGAATCTGGGAAGGGAAGCTAAAGATACTTGTGTTGCTGAAGGTAGCGAATTTGAGGCTACTTTAGTGGCATGTGGGAGGGAGGAGGAAGAGTCTCATGAGCAAAATAGTGTGGTTTCGATTGGATTATCGCTGACGAGTGGTCTTAGACGATGTGGTGTTAAGAAGGGAGTGAATGATACAGTAGATAGGCCTTTGAGGAGGTTAACTAGGTCATTAGTCAAACAAGACAGTCCTGATTTGGAAAGTAACACCGGATCTTCAGACTTGGGCAATGTAGATGTGAATGCCGATGATGTCGGCATGGATGGTTTTCAGAATCCGTTGGTTACAACTCCAAACAAACGTGGGAGGCCAAGAAAATTTATAAGGAGTTTCCCAGCAAAGCTGAAAGAGCTTTTCGATTCTGGAATGCTTGAGGGGCTAACTGTGTACTATCTTCGATGTGCAAAG ATAAGAGAGGCAGGGGCTAGAGGGCTTAAAGGAGTAATTAAAGGATCTGGCGTTTTGTGCTTTTGTGGTGCCTGCAAAGGAGCTCAA GTGGTTAGCCCCGCAGTGTACGAGCATCATGCTTCTAGCACAAATAAGCGGTCACCTGAATATATCTTACTGGAATCTGGATTCACACTTTGTGATGTCATGAACGCTTGCAAGGAAACTCCCTTTGATACGCTAGAAGAAAAACTTCGTGCGGTAGTTGGACCAGATTTAAAGAAATCTAGCCTGTGTTTCAGTTGCCAAG GTCCATTGGTTGAGCCTTGTGAAACAAAGTCATTATTTTTTTGCAAAGCGTGTTTGGAGAGAAAGGAACCCGACCTCTCTATCAGTCCTTCTAAAGCAACTGGCGTTCGTAGGGG ATCGTCTAAGCCAACTTTGGTTCCGAAAACTATCATTGATAGGTCAACACCCAGTCCTCGCCAAAGTAACAGGCGTGAAAACCCAACCCAAAA GTCACCTGAGCCTTCAGGGACTATTCCGAATGAGTCTAAATCCAGCTCCATCAAAAGCAGCAGCCAAAGGAAACTAACCAGAAA GGATTTGCGGCTGCACAAACTTGTTTTTGAGGATGACATACTGCCAGATGGGACCGAAGTGGGTTATTTTGTTGCTGGAAAGGTTAGATCTGCATGGCAAATGGCCTTTCTCCAGCTCGTTAATGTAACTTTATCTACTCCAACCATTTCGTTCATTATGCAGAAAATGCTTGTCGGCTACAAGAAGGGATTTGGGATACATTGTTCTTGTTGCAACAAAGTG GTCAGTCCTTCAGCGTTTGAGGCCCATGCTGGCTGTGCAAGTCGCCGGAAGCC GTTTCAGCACATTTATACAACCAATGGCGTATCTCTTCATGAACTATCAGTAGCGCTATCAATGGACCAGAAGTTTTCCATCCGTGAAAATGATGACATTTGCCGTATCTGCCAGGACGGGGGTGAACTCTTGTGTTGTGATACCTGTCCAAGATCATATCATATAG TATGTGCTGGTTTATCAAGCCTTCCGAATGAGAGGTGGTCCTGCAAATATTGTGTGAATATGATTGAGAGGGAGAAGTTTGTGGACAGCAATCTTAACGCCGTTGCAGCTGGTAGAGTTCGTGGAGTTGATGCAATTGCTCAGATAGCCACAAGATGCATTCGAATTGTCAGCTCTCTTGCGAGTGAGCTCCCAAGTGTATGCGTGTTATGCAG AGGCCATAGTTTTTGCAGGTTGGGCTTCAACTCTCGCACTGTGATACTCTGTGATCAG TGTGAAAAGGAGTTCCATGTTGGCTGTTTGAAAGACCATAACATTGCTGATCTCAAG GAGCTACCTAAAGATAAATGGTTTTGTTCCCTTGGGTGCAAAAAGATCAACACTTCATTAGGCGATCTGATAGTTCAAGGAGAAGAGAAGCTTAGTAACAATTTCCTGAATTTTATACGGAAGAAGCAAAACACTAATGAAGAAAGCTGTCCAGATGACAATACCACTCCAAACATAAGATGTAGGATCATTAGTGGAAAGTTGGCCCCTTCGGATGATACAAAAGAGTTTCTTAAGAAGGCACTTTTGATTCTTCAT GAGCGGTTTGATCCCATCTGTGAATCTGGGACCAGGGGAGATCTCATTCCAGCCATGGTGTATGG AAAGAAAGCAAAAGGCCATGATTTTAGTGGCATGTACTGCACCATGTTGACTGTGGA TGAAGTGATTGTTTCCGTGGGAAtctttagggttttagggtcTGAACTTGCGGAACTCCCTCTGGTTGCTACCACTAGAGATTATCAAGGGCAG GGTTACTTTCAGTGCCTGTTTGATTGCATCGAGAGGCTGCTTGGATCCCTAAACGTGAAACAACTGGTGCTGCCAGCAGCAGATGAAGCCAAATCCATATGGACTGACAAATTTGGTTTCACCAAGATGACGGAAGAGGAG GTGAAAGAATGCAGAAAAGACTACTCGGTGATGGTTTTTCATGGAACATCAATGTTGAGAAAGATGGTACCTGGAACGAGTGTTGCTGACGGGAGTAAACCTGAGAAGGACAGTATGGAGGAGTAA
- the LOC103829696 gene encoding uncharacterized protein LOC103829696 isoform X2, with translation MAKGTSPGETMIRTGCKRELQFMLKSQSEICGGLSLGRTRGSKTSTTSTDAKRLTTRLLLRSGIKKMREDAAMSDSPVEEEEEKSDVVDAVREAVKERSIVVEREIVLACPSSFSELAKLTSRSCLVKLKSGLGYEMPARRLTRSMFKPEADEDHMNLGREAKDTCVAEGSEFEATLVACGREEEESHEQNSVVSIGLSLTSGLRRCGVKKGVNDTVDRPLRRLTRSLVKQDSPDLESNTGSSDLGNVDVNADDVGMDGFQNPLVTTPNKRGRPRKFIRSFPAKLKELFDSGMLEGLTVYYLRCAKIREAGARGLKGVIKGSGVLCFCGACKGAQVVSPAVYEHHASSTNKRSPEYILLESGFTLCDVMNACKETPFDTLEEKLRAVVGPDLKKSSLCFSCQGPLVEPCETKSLFFCKACLERKEPDLSISPSKATGVRRGSSKPTLVPKTIIDRSTPSPRQSNRRENPTQKSPEPSGTIPNESKSSSIKSSSQRKLTRKDLRLHKLVFEDDILPDGTEVGYFVAGKKMLVGYKKGFGIHCSCCNKVVSPSAFEAHAGCASRRKPFQHIYTTNGVSLHELSVALSMDQKFSIRENDDICRICQDGGELLCCDTCPRSYHIVCAGLSSLPNERWSCKYCVNMIEREKFVDSNLNAVAAGRVRGVDAIAQIATRCIRIVSSLASELPSVCVLCRGHSFCRLGFNSRTVILCDQCEKEFHVGCLKDHNIADLKELPKDKWFCSLGCKKINTSLGDLIVQGEEKLSNNFLNFIRKKQNTNEESCPDDNTTPNIRCRIISGKLAPSDDTKEFLKKALLILHERFDPICESGTRGDLIPAMVYGKKAKGHDFSGMYCTMLTVDEVIVSVGIFRVLGSELAELPLVATTRDYQGQGYFQCLFDCIERLLGSLNVKQLVLPAADEAKSIWTDKFGFTKMTEEEVKECRKDYSVMVFHGTSMLRKMVPGTSVADGSKPEKDSMEE, from the exons ATGGCGAAAGGCACATCCCCAGGCGAGACCATGATCCGCACAGGCTGCAAAAGGGAACTCCAATTCATGCTCAAATCTCAGTCCGAGATCTGCGGCGGCCTCTCTCTTGGCCGCACCCGTGGAAGCAAAACCTCCACGACAAGCACCGACGCCAAGAGGCTCACCACTCGCCTTCTTCTTCGCTCTGGGATTAAGAAGATGCGCGAGGATGCTGCAATGTCCGATTCTcctgttgaagaagaagaagaaaagagcgACGTTGTTGATGCAGTTAGAGAGGCTGTAAAGGAACGTTCGATTGTGGTTGAGAGAGAGATCGTTCTGGCGTGTCCTTCTAGTTTTAGTGAGCTGGCAAAGCTTACTTCAAGATCTTGCCTTGTTAAGTTGAAGAGTGGTCTTGGTTATGAGATGCCTGCTAGGAGGTTGACCCGATCCATGTTCAAGCCTGAGGCTGATGAAGATCATATGAATCTGGGAAGGGAAGCTAAAGATACTTGTGTTGCTGAAGGTAGCGAATTTGAGGCTACTTTAGTGGCATGTGGGAGGGAGGAGGAAGAGTCTCATGAGCAAAATAGTGTGGTTTCGATTGGATTATCGCTGACGAGTGGTCTTAGACGATGTGGTGTTAAGAAGGGAGTGAATGATACAGTAGATAGGCCTTTGAGGAGGTTAACTAGGTCATTAGTCAAACAAGACAGTCCTGATTTGGAAAGTAACACCGGATCTTCAGACTTGGGCAATGTAGATGTGAATGCCGATGATGTCGGCATGGATGGTTTTCAGAATCCGTTGGTTACAACTCCAAACAAACGTGGGAGGCCAAGAAAATTTATAAGGAGTTTCCCAGCAAAGCTGAAAGAGCTTTTCGATTCTGGAATGCTTGAGGGGCTAACTGTGTACTATCTTCGATGTGCAAAG ATAAGAGAGGCAGGGGCTAGAGGGCTTAAAGGAGTAATTAAAGGATCTGGCGTTTTGTGCTTTTGTGGTGCCTGCAAAGGAGCTCAA GTGGTTAGCCCCGCAGTGTACGAGCATCATGCTTCTAGCACAAATAAGCGGTCACCTGAATATATCTTACTGGAATCTGGATTCACACTTTGTGATGTCATGAACGCTTGCAAGGAAACTCCCTTTGATACGCTAGAAGAAAAACTTCGTGCGGTAGTTGGACCAGATTTAAAGAAATCTAGCCTGTGTTTCAGTTGCCAAG GTCCATTGGTTGAGCCTTGTGAAACAAAGTCATTATTTTTTTGCAAAGCGTGTTTGGAGAGAAAGGAACCCGACCTCTCTATCAGTCCTTCTAAAGCAACTGGCGTTCGTAGGGG ATCGTCTAAGCCAACTTTGGTTCCGAAAACTATCATTGATAGGTCAACACCCAGTCCTCGCCAAAGTAACAGGCGTGAAAACCCAACCCAAAA GTCACCTGAGCCTTCAGGGACTATTCCGAATGAGTCTAAATCCAGCTCCATCAAAAGCAGCAGCCAAAGGAAACTAACCAGAAA GGATTTGCGGCTGCACAAACTTGTTTTTGAGGATGACATACTGCCAGATGGGACCGAAGTGGGTTATTTTGTTGCTGGAAAG AAAATGCTTGTCGGCTACAAGAAGGGATTTGGGATACATTGTTCTTGTTGCAACAAAGTG GTCAGTCCTTCAGCGTTTGAGGCCCATGCTGGCTGTGCAAGTCGCCGGAAGCC GTTTCAGCACATTTATACAACCAATGGCGTATCTCTTCATGAACTATCAGTAGCGCTATCAATGGACCAGAAGTTTTCCATCCGTGAAAATGATGACATTTGCCGTATCTGCCAGGACGGGGGTGAACTCTTGTGTTGTGATACCTGTCCAAGATCATATCATATAG TATGTGCTGGTTTATCAAGCCTTCCGAATGAGAGGTGGTCCTGCAAATATTGTGTGAATATGATTGAGAGGGAGAAGTTTGTGGACAGCAATCTTAACGCCGTTGCAGCTGGTAGAGTTCGTGGAGTTGATGCAATTGCTCAGATAGCCACAAGATGCATTCGAATTGTCAGCTCTCTTGCGAGTGAGCTCCCAAGTGTATGCGTGTTATGCAG AGGCCATAGTTTTTGCAGGTTGGGCTTCAACTCTCGCACTGTGATACTCTGTGATCAG TGTGAAAAGGAGTTCCATGTTGGCTGTTTGAAAGACCATAACATTGCTGATCTCAAG GAGCTACCTAAAGATAAATGGTTTTGTTCCCTTGGGTGCAAAAAGATCAACACTTCATTAGGCGATCTGATAGTTCAAGGAGAAGAGAAGCTTAGTAACAATTTCCTGAATTTTATACGGAAGAAGCAAAACACTAATGAAGAAAGCTGTCCAGATGACAATACCACTCCAAACATAAGATGTAGGATCATTAGTGGAAAGTTGGCCCCTTCGGATGATACAAAAGAGTTTCTTAAGAAGGCACTTTTGATTCTTCAT GAGCGGTTTGATCCCATCTGTGAATCTGGGACCAGGGGAGATCTCATTCCAGCCATGGTGTATGG AAAGAAAGCAAAAGGCCATGATTTTAGTGGCATGTACTGCACCATGTTGACTGTGGA TGAAGTGATTGTTTCCGTGGGAAtctttagggttttagggtcTGAACTTGCGGAACTCCCTCTGGTTGCTACCACTAGAGATTATCAAGGGCAG GGTTACTTTCAGTGCCTGTTTGATTGCATCGAGAGGCTGCTTGGATCCCTAAACGTGAAACAACTGGTGCTGCCAGCAGCAGATGAAGCCAAATCCATATGGACTGACAAATTTGGTTTCACCAAGATGACGGAAGAGGAG GTGAAAGAATGCAGAAAAGACTACTCGGTGATGGTTTTTCATGGAACATCAATGTTGAGAAAGATGGTACCTGGAACGAGTGTTGCTGACGGGAGTAAACCTGAGAAGGACAGTATGGAGGAGTAA